The following proteins are co-located in the Gloeocapsa sp. PCC 7428 genome:
- a CDS encoding DUF2358 domain-containing protein, translating to MNVEYQLQIEKVIATLKEDLPTLFEQDISYDIYTKDIYFQDPVNKFKGKLNYRIIFWTLRFHGQLFFTEIHFDLHDVYQAEKETVIANWTVRGVLRVPWKASIFFNGYSTYKLTESGLIYEHIDRWDRKPSEILQQFFQKGKDKSIS from the coding sequence ATGAACGTAGAATATCAGTTGCAAATCGAAAAAGTCATTGCCACGCTTAAAGAGGATTTACCTACACTTTTTGAGCAAGACATCTCTTACGATATTTACACCAAAGATATTTACTTTCAAGATCCAGTCAATAAGTTTAAAGGTAAACTAAACTACCGAATTATCTTTTGGACTCTACGATTTCACGGTCAATTGTTTTTTACTGAAATCCACTTCGATCTGCACGATGTGTATCAAGCAGAGAAAGAGACTGTCATTGCTAATTGGACGGTGCGTGGTGTGTTGCGCGTACCTTGGAAAGCCTCTATTTTCTTCAATGGTTACTCGACGTACAAACTCACTGAATCCGGTTTAATCTACGAACATATAGATCGCTGGGATCGTAAACCCAGCGAAATCTTACAACAGTTTTTTCAAAAAGGGAAAGACAAAAGCATTAGTTGA
- a CDS encoding chlorophyll a/b-binding protein: MDSNTNLPPVAKEYNGKDRNAFLFGWNPQAEIWNGRLAMIGFLAYLLWDLAGYSVLRDVLHLMSY; this comes from the coding sequence ATGGATAGCAACACAAATCTACCTCCAGTCGCTAAAGAGTATAACGGCAAAGACCGCAACGCTTTTCTGTTTGGCTGGAATCCACAAGCTGAAATCTGGAACGGACGCTTAGCAATGATTGGCTTTCTCGCCTATTTACTCTGGGATTTAGCCGGTTATAGCGTTCTGCGCGATGTATTACACTTGATGAGCTACTAA
- a CDS encoding glycoside hydrolase family 10 protein, with product MAIRGVWITNTDSRVLHSRQNIAEAMAVLAQTGFNVVFPDVWNKGFTLYPSLIMRSHFDVEIDPRYQGRDPLAEIIVEARRVGIKVIPWFEYGFASSYNSNGGMILAKKPEWAARDINGNLLNKNGFEWMNALDPQVQEFMLNLMLEVVRNYDIDGVQGDDRLPALPCEGGYDASTVEQYRQTFNCYPPPNPKESQWLQWRADILTNFLARLYQEVKAINSDLLVSMSPNIYDWGLKEYLQDSKAWLERGLVDIIHPQIYRRDFASYKQVVDRVTQQLNREQLAKLSPGILIKLGSYRISAEHLRQAIAYNRSRGISGEVFFFYEGLREDQDALRKVLRSLPYNNYSGHPVRGIQSFFRFLQNRF from the coding sequence ATGGCAATCCGAGGTGTTTGGATAACTAATACTGATAGTCGGGTGCTGCATTCGCGGCAAAATATTGCTGAAGCAATGGCGGTTTTAGCACAGACAGGGTTTAATGTTGTGTTTCCTGATGTTTGGAATAAGGGATTTACGCTTTACCCTAGTCTAATTATGCGATCGCACTTTGATGTGGAAATCGACCCACGGTATCAAGGTAGAGATCCCTTGGCGGAAATTATTGTCGAGGCGCGGCGGGTTGGGATTAAGGTGATTCCGTGGTTTGAATATGGCTTTGCTAGTTCTTATAATTCTAATGGCGGAATGATTTTAGCAAAGAAACCGGAGTGGGCGGCGCGGGATATTAACGGGAATTTACTCAATAAAAATGGCTTTGAGTGGATGAATGCGCTTGATCCGCAAGTGCAAGAGTTTATGTTGAATTTGATGCTAGAAGTCGTTAGAAACTATGATATTGATGGCGTTCAAGGCGACGATCGCTTACCTGCATTACCTTGCGAAGGTGGTTATGATGCAAGTACTGTAGAGCAATATCGGCAAACTTTTAATTGCTATCCGCCGCCGAATCCTAAAGAGTCTCAATGGCTACAATGGCGGGCTGATATATTAACAAATTTCCTAGCACGTCTTTATCAAGAAGTCAAGGCAATTAACTCCGATTTGCTCGTATCAATGTCGCCGAATATTTATGACTGGGGACTCAAAGAATATCTTCAAGATTCCAAAGCTTGGTTAGAACGCGGTTTGGTGGATATCATCCATCCGCAAATTTATCGCCGTGACTTTGCAAGTTACAAACAAGTTGTCGATCGCGTCACGCAGCAGTTGAATCGCGAACAGTTAGCAAAATTATCACCAGGAATCTTAATTAAATTGGGTTCTTATCGCATAAGTGCAGAACACTTGCGACAGGCGATCGCTTATAATCGCAGTCGTGGGATTTCCGGCGAAGTATTCTTCTTTTACGAAGGGTTGCGCGAAGATCAGGATGCTTTAAGGAAAGTGTTGCGATCGCTTCCGTATAATAATTACAGCGGACACCCTGTAAGAGGAATTCAATCGTTTTTTCGCTTTCTCCAAAATCGCTTTTAA
- a CDS encoding MHYT domain-containing protein: MISDTDVLLSHHDLGLVFLSIAIAIVASYTALSLSGRVTVAVGRIRKLWLSGGAIAMGIGIWAMHFIAMLAYNLPVAIHYDLPLVLLSMGVAIVASGIALLVVSREFGLPQLIAGGSVMGLSIAAMHYTGMAAMRLAATPEYDPKLVVLSLAIAIGASLVALQLAFRLQKATTAQGQWQVGGAIVMGFAIAGMHYTAMAAVSFRHNQQLLKNPAPAIDNTLLGIAIAIATLVVLMLALVSSTFDQRLLAETARAEALRQSEERFRSLVQNASDIIAVIAANGRVNYTSASIKRILGYEPDAWQHTFDFVLQEDQAIAAALLDKAKNYPNVNISAEFRLRTARGQVRDFEVIVNNLLHDPAVAGIVTTYRDITERIQAAKFQLQQTERELLVAEITRRIRQSLDLTTILNTTVAEVRQFLQTERVFIYRFEPDWSGIVVVESVAPEWNSIAGKNIKDTFFSHPGNRELYRQGRIQVVDDIYTARLNPCHADLLAQLEVRANLVVSILKEEQLWGLLVANHCSKPRQWQLIEINLLQQLATQLAIAIQQSELYQQAQTELAERKRAEAEISYLNADLQNRAAELELANKELEAFSYSVSHDLRAPLRAIHGFSRILLKDCTAQLTPEAQRYLQLVQANAQQMGCLIDDLLTFSRLSRAPLKKQRVEPSAIVRQVLIDLAEEQKNRHVEITIEALAACEADPALMKQVWMNLLSNALKYTHKNTAAHITIGCQQDNMGHHVYFVKDNGVGFDMQYAHKLFGVFQRLHRAEEYEGTGVGLAIVQRIIHRHGGRVWAEAQVDRGATFYFTL, encoded by the coding sequence ATGATATCTGATACTGATGTATTGTTATCCCATCACGATCTAGGACTTGTCTTCCTGTCGATTGCGATCGCGATTGTTGCTTCTTACACTGCATTAAGCTTATCTGGACGCGTTACCGTTGCGGTTGGACGAATTCGCAAACTTTGGTTAAGTGGCGGCGCGATCGCTATGGGCATCGGTATTTGGGCAATGCACTTTATCGCGATGCTGGCTTACAACCTCCCCGTTGCGATTCATTATGACCTGCCGCTGGTTTTGCTCTCGATGGGAGTCGCGATCGTTGCTTCTGGGATTGCTTTATTGGTCGTCAGTCGTGAATTCGGCTTACCGCAACTGATTGCTGGCGGAAGTGTGATGGGGTTAAGTATCGCCGCGATGCACTACACAGGTATGGCAGCGATGCGCCTCGCTGCAACTCCAGAATACGATCCCAAGTTAGTTGTGCTGTCGCTGGCAATCGCGATCGGTGCTTCTTTAGTCGCACTGCAATTGGCATTTCGCTTGCAAAAAGCGACAACAGCCCAAGGTCAATGGCAAGTCGGTGGCGCGATTGTCATGGGGTTTGCGATCGCCGGAATGCATTACACCGCGATGGCAGCAGTGAGTTTTAGGCACAATCAACAGTTGCTCAAAAATCCAGCACCAGCGATCGATAACACGTTGCTGGGAATTGCGATTGCGATCGCGACATTAGTTGTCTTGATGCTTGCGCTTGTGTCTTCGACGTTCGATCAGCGACTCCTTGCAGAAACAGCGCGCGCTGAGGCGTTACGTCAAAGCGAGGAACGCTTTCGTTCTTTGGTGCAAAATGCCTCGGATATTATTGCAGTCATTGCTGCGAATGGTCGTGTCAATTACACCAGCGCCTCGATTAAACGCATCTTGGGTTATGAACCTGATGCATGGCAGCATACTTTTGATTTTGTTCTTCAGGAAGACCAAGCGATCGCTGCTGCTCTTCTCGATAAAGCAAAAAATTATCCAAATGTCAATATCTCTGCTGAATTTCGCTTACGTACTGCACGCGGACAAGTCCGAGATTTTGAAGTGATTGTCAATAATCTCCTGCACGATCCAGCCGTTGCAGGCATTGTCACAACTTATCGCGATATCACCGAACGCATCCAAGCGGCAAAATTTCAGTTACAGCAAACCGAACGCGAGTTATTAGTTGCGGAAATTACACGACGTATCCGCCAGTCACTGGATTTGACGACAATTTTAAACACGACTGTCGCCGAAGTGCGGCAGTTTCTGCAAACCGAGCGCGTGTTTATTTATCGCTTTGAGCCAGATTGGAGTGGAATCGTTGTTGTCGAATCGGTAGCCCCTGAATGGAATTCGATTGCTGGCAAGAATATCAAAGATACTTTTTTTAGCCATCCTGGGAACCGCGAATTATATCGACAAGGCAGAATTCAAGTCGTAGATGATATTTACACTGCCAGATTAAATCCTTGTCATGCCGATCTACTCGCACAGTTAGAGGTGCGCGCCAACTTAGTCGTCTCAATTTTAAAAGAAGAACAACTGTGGGGATTACTCGTTGCTAATCATTGTTCAAAACCGCGCCAATGGCAACTGATCGAAATCAATCTTCTTCAGCAACTCGCAACACAACTCGCGATCGCCATTCAACAATCTGAACTTTACCAACAAGCACAAACCGAACTCGCTGAACGCAAACGCGCTGAAGCCGAAATTAGCTATCTCAACGCCGACTTGCAAAATCGCGCGGCGGAACTTGAATTAGCCAACAAAGAACTAGAAGCCTTTTCGTATTCGGTATCGCACGATCTCCGCGCCCCTTTACGCGCGATCCATGGCTTTTCGCGGATTCTCTTAAAAGATTGCACAGCGCAATTAACTCCAGAGGCGCAACGTTATTTGCAATTGGTACAAGCTAACGCGCAACAAATGGGATGCTTAATTGACGATCTGCTGACATTTTCGCGATTGAGTCGCGCGCCCTTAAAAAAACAACGCGTTGAACCGAGTGCGATCGTGCGTCAAGTATTAATCGATTTAGCCGAGGAGCAAAAAAATCGGCACGTTGAAATCACAATCGAAGCGCTAGCAGCGTGTGAAGCCGATCCAGCACTCATGAAGCAAGTCTGGATGAATTTACTATCAAACGCATTGAAATATACGCACAAAAACACCGCTGCGCACATTACGATCGGTTGTCAACAAGATAACATGGGACATCACGTCTACTTCGTCAAAGACAATGGCGTAGGTTTTGATATGCAATACGCGCATAAACTTTTTGGTGTTTTCCAGCGGTTGCACCGTGCAGAAGAATACGAGGGAACAGGTGTCGGCTTAGCGATCGTGCAGCGGATTATCCATCGTCATGGCGGACGTGTTTGGGCAGAAGCACAAGTCGATCGCGGTGCAACTTTCTACTTTACTTTGTGA
- the uvrA gene encoding excinuclease ABC subunit UvrA: MVFPLLMSHPAETLDTLDANGNRPLGVNRASQNTIRIRGARQHNLKNIDLELPRDRLIVFTGVSGSGKSSLAFDTIFAEGQRRYVESLSAYARQFLGQLDKPDVEAIEGLSPAISIDQKSTSHNPRSTVGTVTEIYDYLRLLFGRAGKPHCPICDRSIAPQTIDEMSDRIMELPDRTRFQILAPVVRGKKGTHRKLLSSLASEGFARVRIDGEVRELSDSIELDKNQTHNIEVVIDRLIKKPGIQERLTDSLTTCLRRSEGIAVIEILDRAEADNNVVMHPTATQMKAAEDSTAYVTLPLEKEIVFSENFACPEHGAVMEELSPRLFSFNSPYGACPHCHGLGNLRTFSPELVVPDPAQPVYAAIAPWSEKDNSYYLSLLYSVGQAFGFEIKTLWKHLTPEQQHVILHGAEQPIWNHDRNDYRRYAGVIPILQRQYNEASELIKQKLEQYLVYQPCEVCQGQRLKPEALAVRLGQYRILDLTGVSIRDCQQRIHNLKLSDRQMQIADLVLREIKARLQFLLDVGLDYLTLDRPAMTLSGGEAQRIRLATQIGSGLTGVLYVLDEPSIGLHQRDNGRLLRTLTRLRDLGNTLIVVEHDEETIRAADHVVDIGPGAGIHGGNIIAQGNLQALLEAKDSLTGAYLSGRQAIATPAQRREGNGRSLVMKNAHRNNLRNIDVKIPLGKLVCVTGVSGSGKSTLINELLYPALQHHLTRKVPFPQQIDAVEGLDAVDKAIVIDQSPIGRTPRSNPATYTGVFDAIRDVFSQTIEAKARGYKPGQFSFNVKGGRCEACGGQGVNVIEMNFLPDVYVQCEVCKGARYNRETLQVKYKGKSIADVLDMTVEESLEVFQNIPKAFTRLQTLVDVGLGYIKLGQPATTLSGGEAQRVKLATELSRRATGKTLYLIDEPTTGLSFYDVHKLLDVLQRLVDKGNSILVIEHNLDVIRCSDWIIDLGPEGGDKGGELVAAGTPESVAENSQSYTGQYIKQVLQQYPSK, from the coding sequence ATGGTTTTTCCTCTGCTCATGTCTCACCCTGCTGAAACTTTAGACACGCTGGATGCAAATGGGAATCGTCCCCTTGGTGTGAATCGCGCTAGTCAGAATACAATCCGTATCCGTGGGGCTAGACAGCATAACCTCAAGAATATTGACTTGGAACTACCGCGCGATCGCTTGATCGTGTTTACTGGTGTATCCGGTTCGGGCAAATCTTCTTTAGCGTTTGATACAATTTTTGCCGAGGGACAGCGGCGCTATGTAGAATCACTCAGTGCTTACGCTAGGCAATTTTTAGGACAACTTGATAAACCTGATGTCGAAGCAATTGAAGGCTTAAGCCCTGCGATTTCGATCGATCAAAAATCAACTTCACACAATCCCCGTTCTACAGTTGGTACAGTAACAGAAATTTACGATTACTTGCGATTATTGTTCGGACGTGCTGGGAAGCCGCACTGTCCGATTTGCGATCGCTCGATTGCACCGCAGACAATCGACGAGATGAGCGATCGCATTATGGAACTACCCGATCGCACGCGCTTTCAGATTCTCGCCCCCGTGGTACGCGGGAAAAAAGGAACGCATCGCAAACTTTTATCTAGCCTTGCTTCCGAAGGATTCGCCCGCGTTAGAATTGATGGAGAAGTTCGCGAACTAAGTGACTCAATTGAACTTGACAAAAATCAAACGCACAACATCGAAGTTGTCATCGATCGCTTAATTAAAAAACCAGGAATTCAAGAACGCCTGACAGATTCGTTAACGACTTGCTTGCGGCGATCCGAAGGAATTGCTGTAATCGAGATTCTCGATCGCGCTGAGGCAGATAATAACGTCGTGATGCATCCTACTGCAACACAGATGAAAGCCGCAGAGGATTCAACTGCATACGTGACTTTACCTTTAGAAAAAGAAATTGTCTTTTCTGAAAACTTTGCGTGTCCCGAACATGGCGCGGTGATGGAAGAACTGTCACCACGGTTATTTTCGTTTAATTCGCCGTATGGTGCGTGTCCGCACTGTCATGGATTGGGAAATTTGCGGACATTTTCACCGGAATTAGTTGTTCCCGATCCTGCACAGCCTGTTTATGCCGCGATCGCACCATGGTCAGAAAAAGACAATTCTTATTATCTTTCCTTACTTTATAGTGTTGGGCAAGCTTTTGGATTTGAAATCAAAACGCTGTGGAAACACTTAACACCCGAACAGCAACACGTTATTTTACACGGTGCAGAACAACCGATTTGGAACCACGATCGCAATGATTATCGCCGTTACGCAGGTGTCATTCCAATTTTACAGCGACAATATAATGAGGCTTCCGAACTGATCAAACAAAAACTCGAACAGTATCTTGTTTATCAACCTTGCGAAGTTTGTCAAGGACAACGTTTAAAACCCGAAGCGCTGGCGGTGCGTTTGGGGCAATACCGCATTCTCGATCTTACCGGAGTTTCGATTCGCGATTGTCAACAGCGGATTCATAATTTAAAACTCAGCGATCGCCAAATGCAAATTGCTGATTTGGTTCTGCGCGAAATTAAAGCCCGATTGCAGTTTCTTTTGGATGTAGGGTTAGATTACCTCACTTTAGACCGTCCAGCGATGACACTTTCAGGCGGAGAAGCGCAACGCATTCGCTTAGCAACGCAAATCGGTTCAGGACTTACGGGCGTACTTTATGTTTTAGACGAACCGAGTATTGGATTGCATCAACGCGACAACGGACGCTTACTACGGACTTTAACGCGATTACGCGATTTGGGAAATACCTTAATTGTTGTCGAACACGATGAAGAAACCATCCGCGCGGCGGATCATGTTGTCGATATTGGTCCTGGCGCGGGGATTCATGGTGGTAATATTATTGCCCAAGGGAACTTGCAAGCATTACTAGAAGCCAAAGATTCGCTAACAGGCGCGTACCTATCGGGAAGACAGGCGATCGCAACACCCGCACAACGACGCGAAGGTAACGGGCGATCGCTTGTCATGAAAAACGCCCACCGCAACAACTTAAGAAACATTGATGTCAAAATTCCCCTTGGTAAACTTGTCTGCGTAACTGGGGTTTCAGGTTCGGGTAAATCGACACTAATTAACGAATTACTTTATCCGGCTTTACAACATCACTTAACGCGCAAAGTGCCATTTCCACAACAGATCGATGCGGTGGAAGGATTGGACGCAGTGGATAAGGCGATCGTCATCGATCAATCTCCGATTGGGCGAACACCGCGTTCTAACCCCGCGACTTATACAGGTGTTTTTGATGCAATTCGCGACGTTTTTAGTCAAACAATCGAAGCCAAAGCACGAGGTTATAAGCCAGGACAATTTTCATTTAATGTCAAAGGTGGGCGCTGCGAAGCTTGTGGCGGACAAGGTGTCAATGTCATTGAAATGAACTTTCTTCCTGATGTTTATGTGCAGTGTGAAGTTTGTAAAGGTGCGCGATACAATCGCGAAACATTGCAAGTCAAATATAAGGGAAAATCCATCGCTGATGTTCTTGATATGACGGTAGAGGAAAGCTTAGAAGTTTTCCAAAATATTCCTAAAGCTTTTACGCGATTGCAAACATTAGTTGATGTTGGTTTGGGATACATTAAACTCGGTCAACCTGCAACAACACTATCAGGTGGTGAAGCACAACGGGTAAAATTAGCAACTGAGTTATCGCGCCGCGCCACAGGAAAAACTTTGTATTTAATTGACGAACCAACAACAGGTTTATCGTTTTATGACGTGCATAAATTACTAGATGTTTTGCAACGTTTAGTTGATAAAGGTAATTCTATTTTGGTAATTGAACATAATTTAGATGTGATTCGATGTAGCGATTGGATTATTGATTTAGGTCCAGAAGGTGGTGATAAAGGTGGTGAATTGGTTGCAGCAGGTACGCCGGAATCAGTAGCAGAAAATTCACAGTCTTATACGGGGCAATATATTAAGCAGGTTTTGCAGCAGTATCCATCAAAGTGA
- a CDS encoding GAF domain-containing protein gives MSTLLRVLILEDSVSDTELMLYELRTCGIEPEWQRIETEDDYRACLNQPWDVILSDYGMPQFSALQALQLLQQQKLDIPFIVVTGSVSEEVAVECMKQGAADYLLKDRLVRLGEAIKQAVDQKNLRDQKRQAEIALQASEERFRRLADNAQDIIYRYRFEPTPGFDYISPAVTKITGYTPQEYYANPALISQIVHPDDQSLWQRSLDGEMPQPLMLRWICKDGKVIWTEQSNVTIYDNGTLAAIEGIIRNITARKQVEIQVQQQAERDRLLSAIATRIRQSLNLDEILSTTVAEVRQFLHADRVMIFRFADNRHGKIVAESVDANWPFDPEIKIHGTWLQETQAECQRGCVQSIDDVAIANLNPQFAQLLQRLHVKARLVVPILQGDYAWGLLAVHQCSRSRQWQLSEIDLIEKLATQVAIAIQQAQLFNQVQQQAAREHLLNNISQSLNSSLDPEHILQEIVNLTGQGFGVDRVIIFAIDTTHIRVVKEWRKSLAIISILHLQVPLSEHIELLNPTYFASYYQVFHVPDFAKIKIDPKRKPIVQQAQMRSELRVPIFIRDQFFGGLSLQTTTTQRTFTPEEIQLLQRIANQAAIALYNAQSYERLEQLVKERTQELEQEKLLSEAADRAKTDFLANMSHELRTPLTGIIGFSNLLLKQIFGELNEKQQQYIALIHSSGQHLLDLINDLLDLSKIEAGKEELALEKLIVEDICQECISLVQEKGQKKELVFSLVIHPEAAICVADKRRLKQILFNLLNNAVKFTPKGQVLLQVSKNSNHIMFAVIDTGIGIAAEDLPNLFQPFQQLDSGLNRKYEGTGLGLALSRKLARLHGGDITVTSELGRGSCFTVCLPVDIAHELQMSRE, from the coding sequence ATGTCCACTTTGTTGCGGGTTTTAATTTTAGAGGATTCGGTGAGTGATACAGAACTGATGCTGTACGAATTGCGTACTTGTGGTATTGAACCTGAATGGCAACGTATCGAAACCGAAGATGATTACCGCGCGTGCTTAAATCAACCGTGGGATGTGATTCTCTCTGATTACGGAATGCCACAATTTAGTGCGCTACAAGCTTTGCAGTTATTGCAGCAACAAAAATTAGATATTCCCTTTATTGTTGTTACAGGTAGCGTCAGTGAAGAAGTTGCCGTCGAGTGCATGAAGCAGGGTGCAGCAGATTACTTATTAAAAGATCGTTTAGTTCGCTTAGGTGAGGCGATTAAACAAGCTGTTGACCAAAAAAATCTCCGCGATCAAAAGCGCCAAGCCGAAATTGCGTTACAAGCGAGTGAAGAACGCTTCCGTCGCTTGGCGGACAACGCCCAAGATATCATTTACCGCTATCGCTTTGAGCCGACTCCAGGCTTTGATTATATTAGTCCTGCTGTTACTAAAATTACAGGTTATACACCGCAAGAGTATTATGCTAATCCTGCGTTAATCTCACAAATTGTGCATCCTGACGATCAGTCGCTATGGCAGCGATCGCTTGATGGCGAAATGCCTCAACCGTTAATGCTGCGTTGGATTTGTAAAGATGGGAAGGTTATCTGGACAGAGCAAAGCAACGTCACGATTTACGATAATGGTACTTTAGCGGCGATTGAAGGTATTATCCGCAATATTACTGCCCGCAAGCAAGTCGAAATTCAAGTTCAGCAACAAGCCGAACGCGATCGCTTACTCAGTGCCATTGCGACGCGAATTCGTCAATCACTCAACTTAGATGAAATTCTCAGTACGACGGTTGCAGAAGTTCGGCAATTTTTACACGCGGATCGCGTCATGATCTTTCGCTTTGCAGATAATCGTCATGGCAAAATTGTTGCCGAATCTGTAGATGCTAATTGGCCTTTCGATCCTGAGATTAAAATACATGGCACTTGGTTGCAAGAAACTCAAGCAGAATGTCAGCGCGGCTGCGTTCAATCAATTGATGACGTTGCGATCGCCAATCTTAATCCTCAATTTGCTCAACTATTGCAACGATTGCACGTTAAAGCGCGGTTAGTTGTTCCGATTTTACAAGGTGACTACGCTTGGGGGTTACTCGCAGTACATCAATGTTCGCGATCGCGACAATGGCAACTTAGCGAAATTGATTTGATTGAGAAGTTGGCCACACAGGTTGCGATCGCAATTCAACAAGCGCAACTTTTTAACCAAGTGCAACAACAAGCTGCACGCGAACACTTGCTCAACAATATCAGCCAATCGCTCAATTCTAGCCTCGATCCCGAACATATTTTGCAAGAAATTGTGAACCTCACAGGTCAAGGATTTGGTGTTGATCGCGTGATCATTTTTGCAATCGATACAACGCATATTCGTGTTGTGAAAGAATGGAGAAAAAGCTTAGCAATTATTTCCATATTACACTTGCAAGTTCCTCTATCCGAACATATAGAATTACTAAATCCTACGTATTTCGCTTCTTACTATCAAGTTTTTCACGTCCCCGATTTCGCAAAAATTAAAATCGATCCCAAGCGAAAGCCTATCGTTCAACAAGCACAAATGCGGTCGGAATTGCGCGTACCAATTTTTATCCGCGATCAGTTCTTTGGCGGATTATCATTACAGACAACGACGACGCAGCGAACTTTTACTCCAGAGGAAATTCAGCTTTTACAACGCATCGCGAATCAAGCAGCGATCGCGCTTTATAATGCCCAAAGTTACGAACGCTTAGAGCAGCTAGTTAAAGAACGGACGCAAGAACTCGAACAGGAAAAACTACTTTCAGAAGCTGCGGATCGCGCCAAAACTGACTTCTTGGCAAATATGAGTCACGAACTGCGAACGCCGCTAACAGGAATTATTGGTTTCTCTAATCTTTTACTCAAGCAAATCTTTGGAGAACTCAACGAGAAGCAACAACAATACATCGCGCTGATTCATTCTTCTGGACAACATTTATTAGATTTAATCAACGATCTTCTTGACCTATCAAAAATTGAGGCAGGAAAAGAAGAATTAGCCCTAGAAAAATTGATTGTTGAAGATATTTGCCAAGAATGCATATCGCTTGTTCAAGAAAAAGGGCAAAAAAAAGAATTAGTATTTTCTTTAGTTATTCACCCAGAAGCAGCAATTTGTGTTGCAGATAAGCGCCGCCTTAAACAAATCTTATTTAACCTGCTCAATAATGCAGTAAAATTTACTCCCAAAGGACAAGTCCTACTTCAAGTTAGTAAGAATTCAAACCACATTATGTTTGCTGTTATTGATACTGGAATTGGTATTGCTGCTGAAGATTTACCTAATTTATTTCAACCGTTTCAGCAGCTTGATAGTGGCTTAAATCGTAAATACGAAGGTACGGGCTTAGGCTTAGCACTATCGCGTAAATTAGCACGGTTACACGGAGGAGATATCACTGTGACTTCCGAACTAGGACGCGGTAGCTGCTTTACAGTTTGCTTACCAGTAGATATCGCACATGAATTACAGATGTCCCGCGAGTGA
- a CDS encoding response regulator, protein MADVFGQKHKSIAVQLSTLLCEAMLMRDSAVEILLVEDNPCDAELTLHSLKSSNLTNHIEVVRDGAEALDFIFCTGNYAHRSMDDEPRVILLDLKLPKVDGLEVLQKIKSDPRTRIIPVVVLTSSREERDIVDSYQLGVNSYIVKPVDFEQFTEAVRQLGLYWRLLNQPPVS, encoded by the coding sequence ATGGCGGACGTGTTTGGGCAGAAGCACAAGTCGATCGCGGTGCAACTTTCTACTTTACTTTGTGAGGCGATGTTGATGCGAGATAGTGCGGTGGAAATTTTGCTTGTTGAAGATAATCCGTGTGATGCAGAACTGACGCTTCATTCACTTAAAAGTAGTAACCTCACAAATCATATTGAGGTAGTCCGTGATGGTGCAGAAGCACTCGACTTTATTTTTTGTACTGGCAATTATGCACATCGCTCGATGGATGATGAACCTAGGGTGATTCTCCTCGACCTTAAACTACCAAAAGTTGACGGCTTAGAAGTTCTGCAAAAAATTAAATCCGATCCTCGCACGCGCATTATTCCTGTTGTGGTTCTGACATCTTCGCGCGAAGAACGCGACATCGTTGACAGTTATCAGTTAGGAGTCAATAGCTACATCGTCAAACCAGTGGACTTTGAGCAGTTCACGGAGGCTGTACGACAATTAGGCTTGTATTGGCGGCTGCTGAATCAACCTCCGGTATCTTAA